One Esox lucius isolate fEsoLuc1 chromosome 1, fEsoLuc1.pri, whole genome shotgun sequence genomic region harbors:
- the stard13b gene encoding stAR-related lipid transfer protein 13 isoform X3 — protein MKLDVNLPKKKTEDSDEEDLFAISDRWTFEWTSRRWSRLKGQAPCHREGLGEGRGLRTTTSSESVLTDLSEPEISSLHSESSEGSVHQAAEDSDCSTRTYSDSPAMPEPESTSLTLPCLTEQPPHYGSLPAKNSHSGRTRAKDFLRRMETLRSRGTLGRGRNKTLVISAPVLQTEPQALKTLHCVGITNGGRSGAVEVPPEGLTLTPAPQCPSSSEGSHSSGSAVSSPTIKERKASHERTERLDTKRSGMYLEDLVLFSSLPRNRGMAEHNQCNEFRSYEDLVVHIPKDHKPGTFPKALSIESLSPVMTAPVRWQGSGTLKPHPNRLSSPMQSHHHPAPRGGPRGSRMSVYDNVPGSHLYASTGDLMDLEKEDLFPHLDDILQHVNGLQQIVDHWSQNLLPPGGLEEGRGRWRDGQEIQPAGLQSSSQITLDFEGMSVLEGQSTASDRDRDGVSLNETEGTGLRERRDSGVGASLTRPNRLRWPSFQMSNRLSHSVASLQITNQSAGQLSLLQKFSLLRLTAIMEKYSMSNKHGWTWSVPKFIKRMKVPDYKDKNVFGVPLLVHVQRSGQPLPLSLQQALRYLRSQCLDQVGLFRKSGVKSRIQALRQMNESSPDNVSYEDQSAYDVADMVKQFFRDLPEPLLTSKLGETFLHIYQYVPKDQRLQALQAAIMLMSDENREVLQTLLCFLSDVTSSVEENQMTPMNIAVCLAPSLFHLNILKKDNLSPKAMQRKYATGRPDQKDLNENLAATQGLAHMIIECNRLFEIPHEMVTQSRNSYIEADLHAPTLEELSRQQEEEDGAYPMEAGAYQTQTGGGRPQNLYQTHMERRLQELLKEAREKAKGWVSCASSDSTELHCKKAGDGNPLRRWRVAVEVEAPPSVVLNRVLRERHLWDVDLLQWKVVETLDKHTEMFHYVLNRMPPHPSRDFLVLRSWRTDLPKGTCALMCVSVEHEDCPPVVGVRAVVLESNYLLEPCGSGKSRLTHICRVDLKGRSPEWYNKAFGHLCAAEAARIRNSFQPISTEGPETKI, from the exons ATGAAACTAGATGTTAACCTTCCTAAAAAGAAA ACGGAAGACTCGGATGAGGAAGACCTGTTTGCCATCAGTGACAGGTGGACATTTGAGTGGACGAGCCGCCGCTGGTCCAGGCTGAAGGGACAAGCACCGTGTCACAGGGAGGGGCTGGGGGAGGGGCGAGGCCTGCGGACCACTACCAGCAGCGAGAGTGTTCTGACTGACCTCAGTGAGCCAGAGATCTCGTCCCTCCACAGTGAAAGCAGCGAAGGGAGCGTCCATCAGGCCGCCGAGGACTCGGACTGTTCTACCAGGACCTACTCTGACTCTCCAGCCATGCCTGAACCTGAATCCACCTCCCTTACCCTGCCTTGCCTCACTGAGCAGCCCCCCCACTATGGGTCGCTGCCCGCCAAAAACAGCCATTCTGGTCGGACCCGAGCCAAGGACTTCCTGCGACGCATGGAGACGCTCCGTTCCCGGGGAACACTGGGTAGAGGGCGGAACAAGACCCTGGTGATTAGCGCTCCGGTGCTGCAGACAGAGCCACAGGCCCTGAAGACACTGCACTGTGTGGGGATCACCAATGGGGGCAGGTCGGGGGCAGTGGAGGTCCCCCCTGAGGGACTAACCCTCACCCCGGCCCCCCAGTGCCCCTCCAGCAGTGAGGGCAGTCACTCCAGTGGAAGCGCTGTCTCCTCACCCACCATTAAGGAGAGGAAAGCCTCCCATGAGAGGACTGAGCGGTTAGATACCAAACGCAGTGGGATGTACCTGGAGGACCTTGTCCTGTTCTCCAGTCTTCCGCGGAACAGGGGCATGGCGGAACACAACCAGTGCAACGAGTTCCGCTCATACGAGGACCTAGTGGTCCACATCCCAAAAGACCATAAGCCTGGCACCTTCCCCAAAGCCCTGTCCATAGAGAGCCTGTCCCCTGTCATGACGGCGCCAGTCCGCTGGCAGGGCAGCGGCACACTCAAGCCCCACCCAAACCGCCTGTCTAGCCCCATGCAGTCCCACCATCACCCGGCCCCCAGGGGAGGACCACGGGGCAGCAGGATGAGTGTGTACGACAACGTCCCCGGGTCTCATCTCTACGCCTCCACTGGGGACCTCATGGACCTGGAGAAGGAGGACCTGTTTCCCCACCTAGATGACATCTTGCAGCACGTCAACGGCCTGCAACAGATTGTGGACCACTGGTCCCAGAACCTGCTGCCCCCTGGGGGCCTGGAGGAGGGCCGGGGCaggtggagggatggacagGAGATCCAGCCTGCAGGTCTGCAGTCCTCCAGCCAGATCACACTGGACTTTGAGGGGATGTCGGTTCTGGAGGGACAGAGCACAGCCAGTGACAGGGATAGAGATGGGGTGTCCCTCAATGAGACAGAGGGTACCGGActcagggagaggagggattcAGGAGTAGGAGCATCACTAACCAGACCCAACCG TCTGCGATGGCCCAGCTTCCAGATGTCCAACCGGCTCAGCCACTCAGTGGCCTCGCTCCAGATCACCAACCAATCTGCAGGCCAGCTCAGCTTGCTCCAGAAGTTCTCTCTCCTCCGCCTCACAGCCATCATGGAGAAATACTCCATGTCCAACAAACACGGATGGACCTG GTCGGTTCCAAAGTTTATCAAGAGGATGAAGGTACCAGACTACAAGGACAAGAATGTTTTTGGTGTTCCTCTGTTAGTTCACGTCCAGCGCTCTGGTCAACCCCTTCCCCTCAGTCTGCAGCAGGCCCTCCGATACCTGCGCAGCCAGTGTCTAGACCAG GTGGGTCTGTTTCGTAAGTCTGGTGTTAAGTCTCGTATCCAGGCACTGAGGCAGATGAATGAGTCGTCCCCTGACAATGTGAGCTATGAGGACCAGTCAGCATATGATGTAGCAGACATGGTCAAACAGTTCTTCAGAGACCTGCCTGAACCCCTGCTCACCAGTAAGCTGGGAGAGACTTTCCTACACATCTACCAGT ATGTTCCTAAGGACCAGCGGTTGCAGGCGCTACAGGCAGCCATCATGCTGATGTCTGACGAGAATCGGGAGGTGCTCCAAACGCTGCTTTGCTTCCTGTCTGATGTCACTTCCTCTGTGGAGGAGAACCAGATGACACCCATGAACATTGCTGTGTGTCTGGCCCCGTCCCTGTTCCACCTCAACATCCTGAAGAAGGACAACCTCTCTCCCAA GGCCATGCAGAGAAAGTATGCAACAGGCCGACCTGACCAGAAGGACCTGAACGAGAACCTTGCTGCAACTCAGGGCTTGGCCCACATGATCATAGAGTGCAATCGGCTGTTTGAG ATCCCTCACGAGATGGTGACCCAGTCCAGGAACTCGTACATTGAGGCAGACCTCCACGCCCCCACCTTAGAGGAGCTAAGCAgacagcaggaggaggaggacggggCCTACCCGATGGAGGCCGGAGCGTACCAGACACAAACAGGGGGGGGCCGGCCCCAGAACCTGTACCAGACACACATGGAGAGGAGGCTACAGGAGCTGCTGAAGGAGGCCAGAGAGAAGGCCAAAGGCTGGGTGTCCTGCGCCAGCTCAGACAGCACTGAGCTCCATTGTAAGAAGGCGGGTGATGGGAACCCTTTGCGGCGGTGGCGCGTGGCGGTGGAGGTGGAGGCCCCTCCCTCGGTGGTTTTGAACCGGGTGCTGCGTGAGCGCCACCTGTGGGACGTGGACCTGCTGCAGTGGAAGGTTGTTGAGACGCTGGACAAGCACACTGAGATGTTCCACTACGTTTTAAACCGCATGCCCCCTCATCCCAGCCGGGACTTCCTGGTCCTTCG GTCGTGGAGGACTGACTTGCCCAAGGGGACATGTGCcttgatgtgtgtgtctgtggagcaTGAAGACTGTCCCCCAGTTGTTGGAGTGAGGGCCGTTGTTCTAGAGTCCAACTACCTGCTAGAACCCTGCGGCTCTGGGAAGTCCAGGCTCACTCATATCTGCAGGGTAGACCTCAA GGGGCGGAGTCCTGAGTGGTACAACAAGGCATTTGGTCACCTTTGTGCCGCGGAAGCCGCTCGCATCCGCAACTCATTCCAACCAATCAGCACAGAGGGACCAGAGACCAAGATCTGA
- the stard13b gene encoding stAR-related lipid transfer protein 13 isoform X5: MMKITKLEAKEACDWLRAAGFPQYAQLFEDSQFPIDISPVKKDHDFLDKDLVEPLCRRLNTLNKCASMKLDVNLPKKKTEDSDEEDLFAISDRWTFEWTSRRWSRLKGQAPCHREGLGEGRGLRTTTSSESVLTDLSEPEISSLHSESSEGSVHQAAEDSDCSTRTYSDSPAMPEPESTSLTLPCLTEQPPHYGSLPAKNSHSGRTRAKDFLRRMETLRSRGTLGRGRNKTLVISAPVLQTEPQALKTLHCVGITNGGRSGAVEVPPEGLTLTPAPQCPSSSEGSHSSGSAVSSPTIKERKASHERTERLDTKRSGMYLEDLVLFSSLPRNRGMAEHNQCNEFRSYEDLVVHIPKDHKPGTFPKALSIESLSPVMTAPVRWQGSGTLKPHPNRLSSPMQSHHHPAPRGGPRGSRMSVYDNVPGSHLYASTGDLMDLEKEDLFPHLDDILQHVNGLQQIVDHWSQNLLPPGGLEEGRGRWRDGQEIQPAGLQSSSQITLDFEGMSVLEGQSTASDRDRDGVSLNETEGTGLRERRDSGVGASLTRPNRLRWPSFQMSNRLSHSVASLQITNQSAGQLSLLQKFSLLRLTAIMEKYSMSNKHGWTWSVPKFIKRMKVPDYKDKNVFGVPLLVHVQRSGQPLPLSLQQALRYLRSQCLDQVGLFRKSGVKSRIQALRQMNESSPDNVSYEDQSAYDVADMVKQFFRDLPEPLLTSKLGETFLHIYQYVPKDQRLQALQAAIMLMSDENREVLQTLLCFLSDVTSSVEENQMTPMNIAVCLAPSLFHLNILKKDNLSPKAMQRKYATGRPDQKDLNENLAATQGLAHMIIECNRLFEIPHEMVTQSRNSYIEADLHAPTLEELSRQQEEEDGAYPMEAGAYQTQTGGGRPQNLYQTHMERRLQELLKEAREKAKGWVSCASSDSTELHCKKAGDGNPLRRWRVAVEVEAPPSVVLNRVLRERHLWDVDLLQWKVVETLDKHTEMFHYVLNRMPPHPSRDFLVLRSWRTDLPKGTCALMCVSVEHEDCPPVVGVRAVVLESNYLLEPCGSGKSRLTHICRVDLKGRSPEWYNKAFGHLCAAEAARIRNSFQPISTEGPETKI; this comes from the exons ACTCTCAGTTCCCGATTGACATCTCTCCCGTCAAGAAAGACcatgactttctggataaagaCCTGGTGGAACCTCTCTGCAG ACGACTCAACACCTTGAATAAGTGTGCCTCTATGAAACTAGATGTTAACCTTCCTAAAAAGAAA ACGGAAGACTCGGATGAGGAAGACCTGTTTGCCATCAGTGACAGGTGGACATTTGAGTGGACGAGCCGCCGCTGGTCCAGGCTGAAGGGACAAGCACCGTGTCACAGGGAGGGGCTGGGGGAGGGGCGAGGCCTGCGGACCACTACCAGCAGCGAGAGTGTTCTGACTGACCTCAGTGAGCCAGAGATCTCGTCCCTCCACAGTGAAAGCAGCGAAGGGAGCGTCCATCAGGCCGCCGAGGACTCGGACTGTTCTACCAGGACCTACTCTGACTCTCCAGCCATGCCTGAACCTGAATCCACCTCCCTTACCCTGCCTTGCCTCACTGAGCAGCCCCCCCACTATGGGTCGCTGCCCGCCAAAAACAGCCATTCTGGTCGGACCCGAGCCAAGGACTTCCTGCGACGCATGGAGACGCTCCGTTCCCGGGGAACACTGGGTAGAGGGCGGAACAAGACCCTGGTGATTAGCGCTCCGGTGCTGCAGACAGAGCCACAGGCCCTGAAGACACTGCACTGTGTGGGGATCACCAATGGGGGCAGGTCGGGGGCAGTGGAGGTCCCCCCTGAGGGACTAACCCTCACCCCGGCCCCCCAGTGCCCCTCCAGCAGTGAGGGCAGTCACTCCAGTGGAAGCGCTGTCTCCTCACCCACCATTAAGGAGAGGAAAGCCTCCCATGAGAGGACTGAGCGGTTAGATACCAAACGCAGTGGGATGTACCTGGAGGACCTTGTCCTGTTCTCCAGTCTTCCGCGGAACAGGGGCATGGCGGAACACAACCAGTGCAACGAGTTCCGCTCATACGAGGACCTAGTGGTCCACATCCCAAAAGACCATAAGCCTGGCACCTTCCCCAAAGCCCTGTCCATAGAGAGCCTGTCCCCTGTCATGACGGCGCCAGTCCGCTGGCAGGGCAGCGGCACACTCAAGCCCCACCCAAACCGCCTGTCTAGCCCCATGCAGTCCCACCATCACCCGGCCCCCAGGGGAGGACCACGGGGCAGCAGGATGAGTGTGTACGACAACGTCCCCGGGTCTCATCTCTACGCCTCCACTGGGGACCTCATGGACCTGGAGAAGGAGGACCTGTTTCCCCACCTAGATGACATCTTGCAGCACGTCAACGGCCTGCAACAGATTGTGGACCACTGGTCCCAGAACCTGCTGCCCCCTGGGGGCCTGGAGGAGGGCCGGGGCaggtggagggatggacagGAGATCCAGCCTGCAGGTCTGCAGTCCTCCAGCCAGATCACACTGGACTTTGAGGGGATGTCGGTTCTGGAGGGACAGAGCACAGCCAGTGACAGGGATAGAGATGGGGTGTCCCTCAATGAGACAGAGGGTACCGGActcagggagaggagggattcAGGAGTAGGAGCATCACTAACCAGACCCAACCG TCTGCGATGGCCCAGCTTCCAGATGTCCAACCGGCTCAGCCACTCAGTGGCCTCGCTCCAGATCACCAACCAATCTGCAGGCCAGCTCAGCTTGCTCCAGAAGTTCTCTCTCCTCCGCCTCACAGCCATCATGGAGAAATACTCCATGTCCAACAAACACGGATGGACCTG GTCGGTTCCAAAGTTTATCAAGAGGATGAAGGTACCAGACTACAAGGACAAGAATGTTTTTGGTGTTCCTCTGTTAGTTCACGTCCAGCGCTCTGGTCAACCCCTTCCCCTCAGTCTGCAGCAGGCCCTCCGATACCTGCGCAGCCAGTGTCTAGACCAG GTGGGTCTGTTTCGTAAGTCTGGTGTTAAGTCTCGTATCCAGGCACTGAGGCAGATGAATGAGTCGTCCCCTGACAATGTGAGCTATGAGGACCAGTCAGCATATGATGTAGCAGACATGGTCAAACAGTTCTTCAGAGACCTGCCTGAACCCCTGCTCACCAGTAAGCTGGGAGAGACTTTCCTACACATCTACCAGT ATGTTCCTAAGGACCAGCGGTTGCAGGCGCTACAGGCAGCCATCATGCTGATGTCTGACGAGAATCGGGAGGTGCTCCAAACGCTGCTTTGCTTCCTGTCTGATGTCACTTCCTCTGTGGAGGAGAACCAGATGACACCCATGAACATTGCTGTGTGTCTGGCCCCGTCCCTGTTCCACCTCAACATCCTGAAGAAGGACAACCTCTCTCCCAA GGCCATGCAGAGAAAGTATGCAACAGGCCGACCTGACCAGAAGGACCTGAACGAGAACCTTGCTGCAACTCAGGGCTTGGCCCACATGATCATAGAGTGCAATCGGCTGTTTGAG ATCCCTCACGAGATGGTGACCCAGTCCAGGAACTCGTACATTGAGGCAGACCTCCACGCCCCCACCTTAGAGGAGCTAAGCAgacagcaggaggaggaggacggggCCTACCCGATGGAGGCCGGAGCGTACCAGACACAAACAGGGGGGGGCCGGCCCCAGAACCTGTACCAGACACACATGGAGAGGAGGCTACAGGAGCTGCTGAAGGAGGCCAGAGAGAAGGCCAAAGGCTGGGTGTCCTGCGCCAGCTCAGACAGCACTGAGCTCCATTGTAAGAAGGCGGGTGATGGGAACCCTTTGCGGCGGTGGCGCGTGGCGGTGGAGGTGGAGGCCCCTCCCTCGGTGGTTTTGAACCGGGTGCTGCGTGAGCGCCACCTGTGGGACGTGGACCTGCTGCAGTGGAAGGTTGTTGAGACGCTGGACAAGCACACTGAGATGTTCCACTACGTTTTAAACCGCATGCCCCCTCATCCCAGCCGGGACTTCCTGGTCCTTCG GTCGTGGAGGACTGACTTGCCCAAGGGGACATGTGCcttgatgtgtgtgtctgtggagcaTGAAGACTGTCCCCCAGTTGTTGGAGTGAGGGCCGTTGTTCTAGAGTCCAACTACCTGCTAGAACCCTGCGGCTCTGGGAAGTCCAGGCTCACTCATATCTGCAGGGTAGACCTCAA GGGGCGGAGTCCTGAGTGGTACAACAAGGCATTTGGTCACCTTTGTGCCGCGGAAGCCGCTCGCATCCGCAACTCATTCCAACCAATCAGCACAGAGGGACCAGAGACCAAGATCTGA
- the stard13b gene encoding stAR-related lipid transfer protein 13 isoform X2, with the protein MYRHLSDRDSESHGPGSEGLGSSMTQDSQDCLGSMTPESQDIYLRMDHHRRRSGYRLGRIIARQQLLKRIAGELEAKEACDWLRAAGFPQYAQLFEDSQFPIDISPVKKDHDFLDKDLVEPLCRRLNTLNKCASMKLDVNLPKKKTEDSDEEDLFAISDRWTFEWTSRRWSRLKGQAPCHREGLGEGRGLRTTTSSESVLTDLSEPEISSLHSESSEGSVHQAAEDSDCSTRTYSDSPAMPEPESTSLTLPCLTEQPPHYGSLPAKNSHSGRTRAKDFLRRMETLRSRGTLGRGRNKTLVISAPVLQTEPQALKTLHCVGITNGGRSGAVEVPPEGLTLTPAPQCPSSSEGSHSSGSAVSSPTIKERKASHERTERLDTKRSGMYLEDLVLFSSLPRNRGMAEHNQCNEFRSYEDLVVHIPKDHKPGTFPKALSIESLSPVMTAPVRWQGSGTLKPHPNRLSSPMQSHHHPAPRGGPRGSRMSVYDNVPGSHLYASTGDLMDLEKEDLFPHLDDILQHVNGLQQIVDHWSQNLLPPGGLEEGRGRWRDGQEIQPAGLQSSSQITLDFEGMSVLEGQSTASDRDRDGVSLNETEGTGLRERRDSGVGASLTRPNRLRWPSFQMSNRLSHSVASLQITNQSAGQLSLLQKFSLLRLTAIMEKYSMSNKHGWTWSVPKFIKRMKVPDYKDKNVFGVPLLVHVQRSGQPLPLSLQQALRYLRSQCLDQVGLFRKSGVKSRIQALRQMNESSPDNVSYEDQSAYDVADMVKQFFRDLPEPLLTSKLGETFLHIYQYVPKDQRLQALQAAIMLMSDENREVLQTLLCFLSDVTSSVEENQMTPMNIAVCLAPSLFHLNILKKDNLSPKAMQRKYATGRPDQKDLNENLAATQGLAHMIIECNRLFEIPHEMVTQSRNSYIEADLHAPTLEELSRQQEEEDGAYPMEAGAYQTQTGGGRPQNLYQTHMERRLQELLKEAREKAKGWVSCASSDSTELHCKKAGDGNPLRRWRVAVEVEAPPSVVLNRVLRERHLWDVDLLQWKVVETLDKHTEMFHYVLNRMPPHPSRDFLVLRSWRTDLPKGTCALMCVSVEHEDCPPVVGVRAVVLESNYLLEPCGSGKSRLTHICRVDLKGRSPEWYNKAFGHLCAAEAARIRNSFQPISTEGPETKI; encoded by the exons ACTCTCAGTTCCCGATTGACATCTCTCCCGTCAAGAAAGACcatgactttctggataaagaCCTGGTGGAACCTCTCTGCAG ACGACTCAACACCTTGAATAAGTGTGCCTCTATGAAACTAGATGTTAACCTTCCTAAAAAGAAA ACGGAAGACTCGGATGAGGAAGACCTGTTTGCCATCAGTGACAGGTGGACATTTGAGTGGACGAGCCGCCGCTGGTCCAGGCTGAAGGGACAAGCACCGTGTCACAGGGAGGGGCTGGGGGAGGGGCGAGGCCTGCGGACCACTACCAGCAGCGAGAGTGTTCTGACTGACCTCAGTGAGCCAGAGATCTCGTCCCTCCACAGTGAAAGCAGCGAAGGGAGCGTCCATCAGGCCGCCGAGGACTCGGACTGTTCTACCAGGACCTACTCTGACTCTCCAGCCATGCCTGAACCTGAATCCACCTCCCTTACCCTGCCTTGCCTCACTGAGCAGCCCCCCCACTATGGGTCGCTGCCCGCCAAAAACAGCCATTCTGGTCGGACCCGAGCCAAGGACTTCCTGCGACGCATGGAGACGCTCCGTTCCCGGGGAACACTGGGTAGAGGGCGGAACAAGACCCTGGTGATTAGCGCTCCGGTGCTGCAGACAGAGCCACAGGCCCTGAAGACACTGCACTGTGTGGGGATCACCAATGGGGGCAGGTCGGGGGCAGTGGAGGTCCCCCCTGAGGGACTAACCCTCACCCCGGCCCCCCAGTGCCCCTCCAGCAGTGAGGGCAGTCACTCCAGTGGAAGCGCTGTCTCCTCACCCACCATTAAGGAGAGGAAAGCCTCCCATGAGAGGACTGAGCGGTTAGATACCAAACGCAGTGGGATGTACCTGGAGGACCTTGTCCTGTTCTCCAGTCTTCCGCGGAACAGGGGCATGGCGGAACACAACCAGTGCAACGAGTTCCGCTCATACGAGGACCTAGTGGTCCACATCCCAAAAGACCATAAGCCTGGCACCTTCCCCAAAGCCCTGTCCATAGAGAGCCTGTCCCCTGTCATGACGGCGCCAGTCCGCTGGCAGGGCAGCGGCACACTCAAGCCCCACCCAAACCGCCTGTCTAGCCCCATGCAGTCCCACCATCACCCGGCCCCCAGGGGAGGACCACGGGGCAGCAGGATGAGTGTGTACGACAACGTCCCCGGGTCTCATCTCTACGCCTCCACTGGGGACCTCATGGACCTGGAGAAGGAGGACCTGTTTCCCCACCTAGATGACATCTTGCAGCACGTCAACGGCCTGCAACAGATTGTGGACCACTGGTCCCAGAACCTGCTGCCCCCTGGGGGCCTGGAGGAGGGCCGGGGCaggtggagggatggacagGAGATCCAGCCTGCAGGTCTGCAGTCCTCCAGCCAGATCACACTGGACTTTGAGGGGATGTCGGTTCTGGAGGGACAGAGCACAGCCAGTGACAGGGATAGAGATGGGGTGTCCCTCAATGAGACAGAGGGTACCGGActcagggagaggagggattcAGGAGTAGGAGCATCACTAACCAGACCCAACCG TCTGCGATGGCCCAGCTTCCAGATGTCCAACCGGCTCAGCCACTCAGTGGCCTCGCTCCAGATCACCAACCAATCTGCAGGCCAGCTCAGCTTGCTCCAGAAGTTCTCTCTCCTCCGCCTCACAGCCATCATGGAGAAATACTCCATGTCCAACAAACACGGATGGACCTG GTCGGTTCCAAAGTTTATCAAGAGGATGAAGGTACCAGACTACAAGGACAAGAATGTTTTTGGTGTTCCTCTGTTAGTTCACGTCCAGCGCTCTGGTCAACCCCTTCCCCTCAGTCTGCAGCAGGCCCTCCGATACCTGCGCAGCCAGTGTCTAGACCAG GTGGGTCTGTTTCGTAAGTCTGGTGTTAAGTCTCGTATCCAGGCACTGAGGCAGATGAATGAGTCGTCCCCTGACAATGTGAGCTATGAGGACCAGTCAGCATATGATGTAGCAGACATGGTCAAACAGTTCTTCAGAGACCTGCCTGAACCCCTGCTCACCAGTAAGCTGGGAGAGACTTTCCTACACATCTACCAGT ATGTTCCTAAGGACCAGCGGTTGCAGGCGCTACAGGCAGCCATCATGCTGATGTCTGACGAGAATCGGGAGGTGCTCCAAACGCTGCTTTGCTTCCTGTCTGATGTCACTTCCTCTGTGGAGGAGAACCAGATGACACCCATGAACATTGCTGTGTGTCTGGCCCCGTCCCTGTTCCACCTCAACATCCTGAAGAAGGACAACCTCTCTCCCAA GGCCATGCAGAGAAAGTATGCAACAGGCCGACCTGACCAGAAGGACCTGAACGAGAACCTTGCTGCAACTCAGGGCTTGGCCCACATGATCATAGAGTGCAATCGGCTGTTTGAG ATCCCTCACGAGATGGTGACCCAGTCCAGGAACTCGTACATTGAGGCAGACCTCCACGCCCCCACCTTAGAGGAGCTAAGCAgacagcaggaggaggaggacggggCCTACCCGATGGAGGCCGGAGCGTACCAGACACAAACAGGGGGGGGCCGGCCCCAGAACCTGTACCAGACACACATGGAGAGGAGGCTACAGGAGCTGCTGAAGGAGGCCAGAGAGAAGGCCAAAGGCTGGGTGTCCTGCGCCAGCTCAGACAGCACTGAGCTCCATTGTAAGAAGGCGGGTGATGGGAACCCTTTGCGGCGGTGGCGCGTGGCGGTGGAGGTGGAGGCCCCTCCCTCGGTGGTTTTGAACCGGGTGCTGCGTGAGCGCCACCTGTGGGACGTGGACCTGCTGCAGTGGAAGGTTGTTGAGACGCTGGACAAGCACACTGAGATGTTCCACTACGTTTTAAACCGCATGCCCCCTCATCCCAGCCGGGACTTCCTGGTCCTTCG GTCGTGGAGGACTGACTTGCCCAAGGGGACATGTGCcttgatgtgtgtgtctgtggagcaTGAAGACTGTCCCCCAGTTGTTGGAGTGAGGGCCGTTGTTCTAGAGTCCAACTACCTGCTAGAACCCTGCGGCTCTGGGAAGTCCAGGCTCACTCATATCTGCAGGGTAGACCTCAA GGGGCGGAGTCCTGAGTGGTACAACAAGGCATTTGGTCACCTTTGTGCCGCGGAAGCCGCTCGCATCCGCAACTCATTCCAACCAATCAGCACAGAGGGACCAGAGACCAAGATCTGA